A window of the Microbacterium sp. AZCO genome harbors these coding sequences:
- a CDS encoding ABC transporter ATP-binding protein, translating to MSTTIRTSGLVKRYGRMNALDGLDLTVEQGQVHGFLGPNGAGKSTTIRILLGLARATSGEASVFGLHPWNDSVAIHRRVAYIPGDVSVWPNLSGGEAIDLLSRLRGADRGDAVYRSEKERLMEAFQFDPRKKGRTYSKGNRQKVALIAAFAVPADLYILDEPTSGLDPLMDVMFRREVARVSAAGATVLLSSHILSEVEQLCDRVSIIRAGRVVETGTLTDMRHLTRTEVSYEGMDAAPLATLPDVHDAVVDDGRVRFTVDSDRIASVLPELGRLGVAGLRVAPPSLEELFLRHYGDDLAVLEGSRR from the coding sequence ATGTCCACCACCATCCGCACCTCCGGCCTCGTCAAGCGGTACGGCCGGATGAACGCCCTCGACGGACTCGATCTCACCGTCGAGCAGGGTCAGGTCCACGGCTTCCTCGGCCCGAACGGCGCGGGGAAGTCGACGACGATCCGCATCCTCCTCGGACTCGCGAGAGCGACGTCGGGCGAGGCATCCGTCTTCGGTCTGCATCCGTGGAACGACTCCGTCGCGATCCACCGCCGCGTGGCGTACATTCCCGGCGATGTCAGCGTCTGGCCCAACCTGTCAGGCGGAGAGGCGATCGACCTGCTGTCGCGTCTGCGCGGGGCCGACCGCGGCGACGCCGTCTACCGGTCCGAGAAGGAGCGCCTCATGGAGGCGTTCCAGTTCGACCCCCGGAAGAAGGGCCGGACGTACTCCAAGGGCAACCGGCAGAAGGTGGCGCTGATCGCCGCGTTCGCCGTGCCGGCGGACCTCTACATCCTCGACGAGCCGACGAGCGGATTGGATCCCCTCATGGACGTCATGTTCCGTCGCGAGGTCGCGCGCGTCAGCGCGGCCGGTGCGACGGTGCTGCTGTCGAGCCACATCCTGTCGGAGGTCGAGCAGCTGTGCGACCGCGTCTCGATCATCCGTGCGGGCCGCGTCGTCGAGACCGGCACCCTCACCGACATGCGGCACCTCACCCGCACCGAGGTCTCGTACGAGGGAATGGATGCCGCGCCCCTCGCGACGCTCCCCGATGTGCACGACGCGGTCGTCGACGACGGACGCGTCCGGTTCACCGTCGACAGCGACCGCATCGCCTCCGTGCTCCCCGAGCTCGGCCGCCTGGGCGTCGCGGGCCTCCGCGTCGCGCCGCCCTCGCTGGAAGAGCTGTTCCTGCGGCACTACGGCGACGACCTCGCCGTGCTGGAGGGGAGCCGGCGATGA
- a CDS encoding polyketide antibiotic transporter: MRRLSTLLGQRLRRDWLQLTLWIVGTVALALAGLNGAATTYGSETERTALLATVMANPVILLFRGLPSGPDESAFIVFLLMPFLVMMAAFMSTFLAVRHTRGDEEAGRLELIAATSAGRTVPTVATIVHGVLANVVLGALVTVAFLAGGSQTEGSLLAGFTAACGGLTYFGVALLSAQLVRTSRGANSLAVWVLVVSFFIAGIGNAVGTPSDDLTHMESSSLTWFSPFGWAENTRAFDENLWWPALLCLGAFVVLAGAALALQTVRDLGASILPERLGRSNARPALSSTTALVTRLATPSAIGWAAGAFFAGALSTSLGSVVNQMGSDNPAVADMLKALSAEADLEQAVVVVFFTMVGLLAACAAVQTVARARQEEAHGTAEPVLASPVDRVRWLADFVVIGFVSVVLTCAAGFVGAWAGGAGTDNGADLTRSAFVAAAGQVVAASVFLVLTALIFTVAPRWTIPLGWTLVTAAIVFGLFGPLLGMPDWVTNLSPFSVAPVPSGDEVDLRGMWWLLVAVAAGAVASLSLMRRRELAPAG, translated from the coding sequence ATGAGAAGGCTCTCGACGCTGCTCGGGCAGCGGCTGCGTCGTGACTGGCTGCAGCTGACGCTGTGGATCGTCGGCACCGTGGCGCTCGCTCTCGCCGGCCTCAACGGCGCCGCGACCACGTACGGCTCGGAAACCGAGCGCACGGCACTGCTGGCGACGGTCATGGCCAATCCCGTGATCCTGCTGTTCCGCGGTCTTCCCTCGGGGCCCGACGAGTCCGCCTTCATCGTGTTCCTGCTGATGCCGTTCCTCGTCATGATGGCGGCGTTCATGAGCACATTCCTCGCGGTGCGTCACACGCGGGGCGACGAGGAGGCGGGACGACTCGAGCTCATCGCCGCCACGAGCGCCGGTCGCACCGTGCCGACCGTCGCCACGATCGTCCACGGCGTGCTCGCGAACGTCGTGCTGGGCGCACTCGTGACTGTCGCATTCCTGGCCGGCGGGTCGCAGACGGAGGGATCGCTGCTCGCCGGATTCACCGCGGCGTGCGGCGGCCTGACCTACTTCGGGGTCGCCCTGCTGTCGGCGCAGCTCGTGCGCACGTCGCGCGGCGCGAACTCCCTCGCCGTGTGGGTGCTCGTGGTGAGCTTCTTCATCGCGGGCATCGGCAACGCGGTCGGAACCCCGAGCGACGACCTGACCCACATGGAGAGCTCCTCGCTCACGTGGTTCTCCCCCTTCGGCTGGGCGGAGAACACGCGCGCGTTCGACGAGAACCTGTGGTGGCCTGCGCTGCTGTGCCTCGGGGCGTTCGTCGTGCTCGCCGGAGCCGCCCTCGCTCTGCAGACGGTGCGCGACCTCGGCGCGAGCATCCTCCCCGAGCGCCTCGGACGCTCGAACGCGCGGCCGGCCCTGTCGTCGACCACGGCGCTCGTCACGCGGCTCGCGACGCCGTCCGCGATCGGCTGGGCAGCGGGCGCCTTCTTCGCCGGCGCGCTGTCAACCTCGCTCGGATCCGTCGTTAACCAGATGGGCTCGGACAATCCGGCCGTCGCCGACATGCTCAAGGCCCTCTCGGCCGAAGCCGACCTCGAGCAGGCCGTCGTCGTCGTCTTCTTCACGATGGTGGGCCTGCTCGCGGCCTGCGCGGCCGTGCAGACCGTGGCCCGTGCGCGGCAGGAAGAGGCGCACGGCACGGCAGAGCCCGTGCTCGCCTCCCCGGTCGACCGCGTCCGCTGGCTCGCCGACTTCGTCGTCATCGGGTTCGTGTCGGTCGTGCTCACGTGCGCCGCGGGCTTCGTCGGCGCCTGGGCGGGCGGGGCGGGCACGGACAACGGCGCCGACCTCACCCGCAGCGCGTTCGTCGCCGCGGCCGGGCAAGTGGTGGCCGCATCCGTCTTCCTCGTGCTCACCGCGCTCATCTTCACGGTCGCACCGCGGTGGACGATCCCACTCGGCTGGACCCTCGTCACCGCCGCCATCGTGTTCGGGCTGTTCGGACCGCTGCTCGGCATGCCCGACTGGGTCACCAACCTCTCGCCCTTCTCCGTAGCACCCGTGCCGAGCGGGGACGAGGTGGACCTCCGCGGGATGTGGTGGCTGCTGGTCGCCGTGGCGGCGGGAGCCGTGGCATCCCTCTCCCTCATGCGCCGGCGCGAACTGGCCCCGGCGGGATAG
- a CDS encoding helix-turn-helix domain-containing protein, with translation MGTEHPGIDPAEQAAAMMTAAGMPRMPARVMMALVAAPADGYTAADLGERLGVSAAAISGAVQYLQRVHFIRRRAVPGDRRDRYEIVPEVFYDSMTTNTTLYERTAELMDRIAEEAGDDHAAHDRSREMASFFRFLAKRMPELVAEWVDSRG, from the coding sequence GTGGGGACGGAGCATCCCGGAATCGACCCTGCCGAGCAGGCGGCCGCGATGATGACGGCCGCCGGGATGCCGCGCATGCCCGCGCGCGTCATGATGGCGCTCGTCGCCGCGCCGGCCGACGGGTATACGGCAGCCGATCTGGGTGAGCGTCTCGGGGTGTCGGCGGCCGCGATCTCGGGAGCGGTCCAGTACCTGCAGCGCGTGCACTTCATCCGGCGCCGCGCCGTGCCGGGCGACCGGCGCGACCGCTACGAGATCGTGCCCGAGGTCTTCTACGACTCCATGACGACCAACACGACGCTCTACGAGCGCACGGCCGAGCTCATGGACCGCATCGCGGAGGAGGCGGGCGACGATCACGCCGCACACGACCGCTCGCGGGAGATGGCCTCGTTCTTCCGATTCCTCGCGAAGCGGATGCCGGAGCTCGTCGCGGAGTGGGTGGACTCACGCGGGTGA
- a CDS encoding ribonuclease H has product MTSDDRYIVATDGACKGNPGPTGWAWVAEDGHWAAGSLVTGTNNIGELLGLLRAIDDHRDVDNLVVQADSKYAIDTYTKWMDGHRRRGWKTSTGAPTKNVDLLEQLIEARDARRAAGRPDVVLEHVRGHSGHVLNAWADERAVRASEHAAKGIESAWSSLGAQDRIDVSTRPKNGR; this is encoded by the coding sequence GTGACTTCGGACGATCGCTACATCGTGGCCACCGACGGCGCCTGCAAGGGCAACCCCGGACCGACGGGCTGGGCGTGGGTCGCCGAGGACGGGCACTGGGCCGCCGGGTCCCTCGTGACGGGCACGAACAACATCGGCGAGCTGCTCGGACTCCTCCGCGCGATCGACGACCACCGCGACGTCGACAACCTCGTGGTGCAGGCCGACTCCAAGTACGCGATCGACACGTACACGAAGTGGATGGACGGCCACCGCCGCCGGGGCTGGAAGACCTCCACCGGCGCACCGACGAAGAACGTCGACCTGCTCGAGCAGCTCATCGAGGCGCGCGACGCCCGCCGGGCCGCCGGCCGTCCCGACGTCGTGCTGGAGCACGTGCGCGGACACTCGGGGCACGTGCTCAACGCGTGGGCGGACGAGCGCGCCGTGCGCGCGTCGGAGCACGCCGCGAAGGGCATCGAGTCGGCCTGGTCGTCGCTCGGCGCGCAGGACCGCATCGACGTGTCGACACGCCCCAAGAACGGGCGCTGA
- a CDS encoding NUDIX domain-containing protein yields MPVHSAGLLLYRLREGAAEVLIAHMGGPFWAAKDEGAWSIPKGEYDPDSETPLDAARREFEEELGVAPPDTPVAELGTWSYSSGKRITVFVADGADFTATEFAFGEFELEWPPRSGRRQSFPEVDRAEWMPLADARARLVKGQRPAVDALEEHLAEAAGG; encoded by the coding sequence ATGCCGGTCCACAGCGCGGGGCTGCTGCTGTATCGACTGCGCGAGGGCGCGGCCGAGGTCCTCATCGCGCACATGGGCGGCCCGTTCTGGGCCGCGAAGGACGAGGGCGCCTGGTCGATCCCCAAGGGCGAGTACGACCCCGACTCCGAGACGCCCCTGGATGCCGCCCGCCGCGAGTTCGAGGAGGAGCTCGGCGTCGCCCCGCCCGACACTCCGGTGGCCGAGCTCGGCACCTGGAGCTACTCGTCGGGCAAGCGCATCACGGTCTTCGTCGCCGACGGGGCCGACTTCACGGCGACGGAGTTCGCCTTCGGCGAGTTCGAGCTCGAGTGGCCGCCGCGGTCGGGCCGTCGCCAGTCGTTCCCCGAAGTGGACAGAGCCGAGTGGATGCCGCTGGCCGACGCCCGCGCGCGCCTGGTGAAGGGTCAGCGCCCCGCGGTGGATGCGCTGGAGGAGCACCTCGCCGAGGCCGCGGGCGGCTGA
- a CDS encoding aldo/keto reductase family protein, which produces MVEYRYLGNSGFKVSEITYGNWVTHGSQVDDSAAIATVHAALDAGITTFDTADTYANTAAEVVLGKAIQGQRRESLEILTKVYWPIGPKGPNDQGLSRKHIMDGINGSLSRLGVDYVDLYQAHRYDYETPLEETMQAFADIVRQGKALYIGVSEWTAEQLREGAALAKELKFQLVSNQPQYSALYRVIEEKVIPASEELGISQIVWSPMAQGVLSGKYLPGQPVPEGSRATDEKSGAQFISRLLRDDVLEAVQKLKPIASDAGLTMPQLAIAWVLQNPNVSAALVGASRPEQIADNVKASGVKLDADTMAAIDEALGGVAERDPEKTYEVSPKGRPA; this is translated from the coding sequence ATGGTCGAATATCGGTACCTCGGCAACAGCGGCTTCAAGGTCTCGGAGATCACCTACGGCAACTGGGTGACCCACGGCTCGCAGGTCGACGACAGTGCGGCGATCGCGACGGTCCACGCGGCCCTCGACGCCGGCATCACGACCTTCGACACCGCAGACACGTACGCGAACACGGCGGCCGAGGTCGTGCTCGGCAAGGCCATCCAGGGTCAGCGGCGCGAGTCGCTCGAGATCCTCACGAAGGTCTACTGGCCCATCGGTCCCAAGGGGCCGAACGATCAGGGACTCTCGCGCAAGCACATCATGGACGGCATCAACGGGTCGCTCTCGCGCCTCGGCGTCGACTACGTCGACCTCTACCAGGCGCACCGCTACGACTACGAGACGCCGCTGGAAGAGACGATGCAGGCCTTCGCCGACATCGTCCGACAGGGCAAGGCGCTCTACATCGGCGTCTCGGAGTGGACGGCCGAGCAGCTGCGCGAGGGCGCGGCGCTGGCCAAGGAGCTGAAGTTCCAGCTCGTCTCCAACCAGCCGCAGTACTCCGCGCTGTACCGCGTCATCGAGGAGAAGGTGATCCCCGCGTCGGAGGAGCTCGGAATCTCGCAGATCGTCTGGTCGCCGATGGCGCAGGGCGTGCTGTCGGGCAAGTACCTGCCCGGTCAGCCGGTGCCCGAGGGCTCACGCGCGACCGACGAGAAGAGCGGCGCACAGTTCATCTCGCGCCTGCTCCGCGACGACGTGCTCGAGGCCGTGCAGAAGCTCAAGCCGATCGCGTCGGACGCGGGGCTCACGATGCCGCAGCTCGCGATCGCGTGGGTGCTGCAGAACCCGAACGTGTCGGCAGCGCTCGTCGGAGCATCCCGTCCCGAGCAGATCGCCGACAACGTGAAGGCCTCGGGCGTGAAGCTCGACGCGGACACGATGGCCGCGATCGACGAGGCCCTCGGCGGCGTCGCGGAGCGCGACCCCGAGAAGACCTACGAGGTCTCGCCGAAGGGCCGCCCGGCCTGA
- a CDS encoding aldo/keto reductase, translated as MQLRTIGTRTVSAIGIGGMPMSIEGRPDPEQAVATIHAALDAGITFIDTADAYHLPSDGEPGHNERLVAKALASYGGDTSAVLVATKGGLQRPPGSGGGPWRRSGRPEYLKEAAKASARRLGVEAIGLYQFHRHDPEVPYADSVGALRDLLDEGVIELAGISNADIAQIGIAQEVLGGRLASVQNQFSPVFRSSRAELDHCAAHGIAFLPWSPLGGIGRNRDASTTFGAFQRIADERGVSPQQVTLAWELGLAPGVIPIPGASRPASIQDSALAADLVLTSAERAELDSSL; from the coding sequence ATGCAGCTCAGGACGATCGGAACCCGGACCGTCAGCGCCATCGGAATCGGCGGCATGCCGATGTCGATCGAGGGCAGGCCCGACCCCGAGCAGGCGGTCGCGACGATCCACGCGGCTCTCGACGCCGGCATCACCTTCATCGACACCGCGGACGCCTACCACCTGCCGTCCGACGGCGAGCCGGGGCACAACGAGCGACTCGTCGCGAAGGCGCTCGCCTCGTATGGCGGCGACACGTCGGCTGTCCTGGTCGCGACGAAGGGCGGCCTGCAGCGTCCGCCCGGCTCAGGCGGGGGGCCGTGGCGCCGCAGCGGGCGGCCCGAGTACCTCAAGGAGGCCGCGAAGGCGTCGGCCCGGCGACTCGGGGTCGAGGCCATCGGGCTCTACCAGTTCCACCGCCACGATCCCGAGGTGCCCTACGCCGACTCGGTCGGCGCCCTGCGCGACCTCCTCGACGAGGGCGTCATCGAGCTCGCCGGCATCTCGAACGCCGACATCGCGCAGATCGGGATCGCGCAGGAGGTGCTCGGCGGGCGACTCGCCTCGGTGCAGAACCAGTTCTCGCCCGTGTTCCGCTCGAGCCGCGCCGAGCTCGACCACTGCGCGGCGCACGGGATCGCGTTCCTGCCCTGGTCGCCGCTCGGCGGGATCGGCCGCAACCGCGACGCCTCGACGACGTTCGGCGCCTTCCAGCGCATCGCCGACGAGCGCGGGGTCAGCCCTCAGCAGGTCACCCTCGCGTGGGAGCTCGGGCTCGCACCCGGCGTCATCCCGATCCCCGGGGCATCCCGGCCCGCCAGCATCCAGGATTCCGCGCTCGCCGCGGACCTGGTCCTCACGTCCGCCGAACGAGCCGAGCTCGACTCCTCGCTCTGA
- a CDS encoding SDR family oxidoreductase: MKIVVLGGTGLIGRQVVALLRERGHEAMAASPSTGVDAAAGVGLDEAFAGADAIVDVTNPRDFAEEASIAFFTASTRNQLAAEARAGVGHHVALGIVGVDRDPDARGYLAGKVVQERIIQEGPVPFTIVRATQFFEFLADIADASTVDGRVRVAPSAMQPIAAAAVARAVADAATAAPAGAIEIAGPERAPISTLVTRVLAAAGDGREVVSDPSAGYFGRIVDDTSLVPVGDAVIDSETLEEWLAASVD; encoded by the coding sequence ATGAAGATCGTCGTACTGGGTGGAACGGGCCTCATCGGGCGGCAGGTCGTCGCGCTGCTGCGGGAGCGCGGGCATGAGGCGATGGCGGCCTCCCCCTCGACGGGAGTGGATGCCGCGGCTGGCGTGGGCCTCGACGAGGCCTTCGCGGGCGCCGACGCGATCGTCGACGTCACGAATCCGCGGGACTTCGCGGAGGAGGCATCCATCGCCTTCTTCACCGCGTCCACGCGCAATCAGCTGGCTGCCGAGGCTCGCGCGGGCGTCGGGCACCACGTCGCGCTCGGCATCGTCGGCGTCGACCGCGACCCGGACGCACGTGGGTACCTCGCGGGCAAGGTGGTGCAGGAGCGGATCATCCAGGAGGGGCCCGTGCCCTTCACGATCGTGCGGGCGACGCAGTTCTTCGAGTTCCTCGCCGACATCGCCGATGCGAGCACCGTCGACGGCCGCGTCCGGGTCGCGCCCAGCGCGATGCAGCCCATCGCCGCGGCGGCGGTCGCGCGGGCCGTCGCCGATGCCGCGACGGCCGCTCCCGCGGGCGCCATCGAGATCGCGGGCCCCGAGCGAGCGCCCATCTCGACCCTCGTCACGCGGGTGCTCGCCGCCGCCGGTGACGGGCGCGAGGTCGTGTCCGATCCGTCGGCCGGCTATTTCGGCCGCATCGTCGACGACACGAGTCTCGTTCCCGTGGGTGACGCGGTCATCGACTCCGAGACGCTCGAGGAGTGGCTCGCCGCCTCGGTCGATTGA
- a CDS encoding Rrf2 family transcriptional regulator, whose protein sequence is MRMSGGVEWALHCCVALTDMDRPVPASTLARFHDVSTTYLAKQLQALARARLVRSVQGKAGGYVLTRSPDEITVLDVVAAIEGPEPQFVCTEIRQRGPLAASPEDCLRACAVHRAMLAAEQSWRDSLRGVTIADLAATVDRDAGPEVRPRTRAWLAAPSG, encoded by the coding sequence ATGAGGATGTCGGGGGGCGTGGAGTGGGCGCTGCACTGCTGCGTCGCCCTCACGGACATGGATCGGCCGGTGCCGGCCTCGACGCTCGCACGGTTCCACGACGTGTCGACGACGTACCTCGCGAAGCAGCTGCAGGCGCTCGCGCGTGCGCGGCTCGTGCGGTCGGTGCAGGGCAAAGCGGGGGGCTACGTGCTCACCCGCTCCCCCGACGAGATCACGGTGCTCGACGTCGTCGCGGCGATCGAGGGACCGGAGCCGCAGTTCGTGTGCACCGAGATCCGGCAGCGCGGACCCCTCGCGGCCTCGCCAGAGGACTGCCTGCGGGCGTGCGCCGTGCATCGAGCCATGCTCGCGGCGGAGCAGTCGTGGCGGGACTCGCTCCGCGGCGTGACGATCGCCGACCTCGCCGCGACGGTCGACCGCGACGCGGGCCCCGAGGTGCGCCCCCGGACGCGCGCCTGGCTCGCCGCGCCGAGCGGTTAG
- a CDS encoding DUF4407 domain-containing protein translates to MSFSAHRPGRFGSDGRIEFGIDGDTPDDLYLDDVRAQQAAGEPRDESLDDGPEDPYPVTRDLLEDAIAMNPTQPVAVTRPDDSQATVGEWGAFDEPVEADPSDAEPTGPEPTGPEPTAEPAVAASAPPVRTTRATRPKRERVSGWRRLAVLGGADSSVLDQVPTEQPRFVQMFFVIAGTALISAISMYFALTTGVRIVAWGALPLAIVWMLIIFNLDRFLTSTMRSTHSIGRLIGLAIPRIIMAAVIGIVVAEPLVLQVFHNDIAREVTATNLVQAQSDQDAVTSGPEKKALDAASERVSALESQAASGVVAGADTTSAATSSAQATVDDLTAKLAAQQQVIDQARAIYQCELTGQGAGEVPGCTGVAGEGASSTAAKDQLASAQAAYDDLAAKLTAAQADLADAQANGTADASASEAQNKQQAKDELPAAREQYEAALAAYNARAAEVASGNAGAVGLLSQISGLERLSAKEPTLAWAHWLIAILFFMIELLPVLVKVLTSWGPPSLYEQADALRRQVSLDRVTARSWQERADIARGAEA, encoded by the coding sequence ATGTCTTTCTCCGCACACCGGCCGGGCAGGTTCGGGTCCGACGGCCGCATCGAGTTCGGGATCGACGGCGACACGCCGGACGATCTCTACCTCGACGACGTGCGCGCCCAGCAGGCGGCGGGCGAGCCCCGCGACGAGAGCCTCGACGACGGCCCCGAAGACCCGTACCCCGTGACGCGCGACCTCCTCGAGGACGCCATCGCGATGAACCCGACGCAGCCCGTCGCGGTCACCAGGCCCGACGACTCGCAGGCGACCGTGGGGGAGTGGGGCGCCTTCGACGAGCCGGTCGAGGCCGACCCGAGTGACGCAGAGCCGACCGGCCCCGAGCCGACCGGCCCCGAGCCGACCGCGGAGCCGGCGGTCGCGGCATCCGCTCCTCCCGTCCGCACCACGCGCGCGACGCGGCCCAAGCGCGAGCGCGTCTCGGGATGGCGCCGGCTCGCGGTGCTGGGCGGCGCGGACTCGTCGGTGCTCGACCAGGTGCCGACCGAGCAGCCGCGCTTCGTGCAGATGTTCTTCGTGATCGCGGGCACCGCACTCATCTCGGCGATCTCGATGTACTTCGCGCTCACGACGGGCGTGCGGATCGTCGCGTGGGGTGCTCTTCCCCTCGCGATCGTGTGGATGCTCATCATCTTCAACCTCGACCGCTTCCTCACCTCGACGATGCGCTCGACGCACAGCATCGGCCGTCTCATCGGGCTCGCGATCCCCCGCATCATCATGGCGGCCGTCATCGGCATCGTCGTGGCCGAGCCGCTCGTCCTGCAGGTGTTCCACAACGACATCGCGCGTGAGGTGACGGCGACCAACCTCGTGCAGGCCCAGTCGGATCAGGATGCCGTCACGAGCGGCCCCGAGAAGAAGGCTCTGGATGCCGCGAGCGAGCGTGTCTCGGCCCTCGAAAGCCAGGCCGCGAGCGGCGTCGTCGCGGGCGCCGACACGACGTCGGCCGCGACCTCCTCGGCCCAGGCGACGGTCGACGACCTGACCGCCAAGCTCGCGGCGCAGCAGCAGGTGATCGACCAGGCGCGCGCGATCTACCAGTGCGAGCTCACGGGCCAGGGCGCGGGCGAGGTGCCCGGCTGCACGGGCGTCGCCGGTGAGGGCGCGAGCTCCACGGCGGCGAAGGACCAGCTCGCCTCGGCGCAGGCGGCCTACGACGACCTCGCCGCGAAGCTGACCGCCGCGCAGGCCGACCTCGCCGACGCGCAGGCGAACGGCACCGCCGATGCGAGCGCGTCCGAGGCTCAGAACAAGCAGCAGGCGAAGGACGAGCTCCCCGCCGCCCGCGAGCAGTACGAGGCGGCGCTCGCCGCGTACAACGCGCGCGCAGCCGAGGTCGCGAGCGGCAACGCCGGCGCCGTGGGCCTCCTCAGCCAGATCAGCGGCCTCGAGCGACTGTCGGCCAAGGAGCCCACTCTCGCGTGGGCGCACTGGCTCATCGCGATCCTGTTCTTCATGATCGAGCTCCTTCCCGTGCTCGTGAAGGTGCTCACGAGCTGGGGCCCGCCGTCGCTGTACGAGCAGGCCGACGCCCTGCGCCGTCAGGTCTCGCTCGACCGCGTCACTGCGCGCAGCTGGCAGGAGCGCGCCGACATCGCGCGCGGCGCGGAGGCGTAG
- the rlmN gene encoding 23S rRNA (adenine(2503)-C(2))-methyltransferase RlmN translates to MTSTRPPARPARPAATLGPVTQVRPATEGWTQKKDAEGRPLLQFASPKRGKPPVHLADLTPDERVAKVTELGMPGFRAKQLEKHYFEHYTHDPAHMTDLPSAGREELVHGMLPPLLTEVRRLQTDRGDTIKFLWKLHDGALVESVLMRYPGRITLCVSSQAGCGMNCPFCATGQAGLTRNMSAAEIIEQVVRANRLIRDGGLGPAEHPDERVTNIVFMGMGEPLANYARLMQAVRVMTDKKHGLGMSARGVTVSTVGLVPAIHKLANEDIPVTFALSLHAPDDELRDELIPVNSRWKVDEALDAARGYFDKTGRRVSIEYALIKDMNDHPWRADLLAEKLNARGRGWVHVNPIPLNPTPGSIWTSSTKAAQNEFVRRLNDAGIPTTLRDTRGKEIDGACGQLVATEEDQRVAADTPLED, encoded by the coding sequence ATGACCTCGACGCGCCCTCCCGCCCGTCCGGCGCGTCCCGCCGCGACCCTCGGTCCCGTCACACAGGTGCGTCCCGCAACCGAGGGATGGACGCAGAAGAAGGATGCCGAGGGCCGGCCGCTCCTGCAGTTCGCCTCGCCCAAACGCGGCAAGCCGCCCGTGCACCTCGCCGACCTCACCCCCGACGAGCGGGTCGCGAAGGTCACCGAGCTCGGGATGCCGGGCTTCCGCGCGAAGCAGCTCGAGAAGCACTACTTCGAGCACTACACGCACGACCCCGCGCACATGACCGACCTTCCGTCCGCCGGCCGCGAAGAGCTCGTGCACGGGATGCTGCCGCCCCTGCTGACCGAGGTGCGGCGCCTGCAGACCGACCGCGGCGACACGATCAAGTTCCTGTGGAAGCTGCACGACGGCGCCCTGGTGGAGTCGGTGCTGATGCGCTACCCCGGCCGCATCACGCTGTGCGTCTCGTCGCAGGCGGGCTGCGGCATGAACTGCCCCTTCTGCGCGACCGGCCAGGCGGGGCTGACCCGCAACATGTCGGCCGCCGAGATCATCGAGCAGGTCGTGCGAGCCAACCGTCTCATCCGCGACGGCGGCCTCGGTCCCGCCGAGCACCCCGACGAGCGGGTCACGAACATCGTCTTCATGGGCATGGGCGAGCCGCTCGCCAATTACGCCCGGCTCATGCAGGCCGTGCGCGTCATGACCGACAAGAAGCACGGCCTCGGCATGAGCGCGCGCGGTGTCACCGTCTCGACCGTCGGCCTCGTGCCGGCGATCCACAAGCTCGCGAACGAGGACATCCCCGTCACGTTCGCGCTGTCGCTGCACGCCCCCGACGACGAGCTGCGCGACGAGCTCATCCCCGTGAACTCGCGCTGGAAGGTCGACGAGGCGCTCGACGCCGCGCGCGGCTACTTCGACAAGACCGGGCGGCGGGTCTCGATCGAGTACGCGCTCATCAAGGACATGAACGACCACCCCTGGCGCGCCGACCTCCTCGCCGAGAAGCTCAACGCCCGCGGCCGCGGCTGGGTGCACGTCAACCCCATCCCGCTGAACCCCACGCCCGGCTCGATCTGGACCTCGTCGACGAAGGCCGCGCAGAACGAGTTCGTCCGCCGCCTCAACGACGCCGGCATCCCGACGACCCTCCGCGACACCCGCGGCAAGGAGATCGACGGCGCCTGCGGCCAGCTCGTCGCGACGGAAGAGGACCAGCGGGTCGCCGCCGACACCCCGCTCGAGGACTGA